AGATATGGTTCGTTTATTTTGTGCATATATTTGTTATCAATTCTTATTTTGGCCACATTTATTTCGAACAATCAAAGGAATCCAACATTTTCAGACTCTGGTTGGTACTTGGATCGATCAAAATTCTGCCCCTAATATGAGGGCAATTAGAGATTCGGGcagttattttcttttcttgtccAAAGTTCTTAACTGATTGTTGCTTAAGCCGCAAGAGTTTATGAATTTCAATATCTTATTGGGATAAATCACACAAATGGTCATTCCGTCTTCCCGTTCCATGTACCAATATTAAACATTTTCTTGTCATTCCATCTTCACGTTCCATGTATCAATATTAAACATTTTTTCGCTATGCTTTTACCAGAATTGCTTGAACTGCACCGGAAATTGATAATATGAAAGCTTATTCAAATCATTCATTCAATGTGAACGTTCCATTTAACCCTAAAAAAGTAGGTCAGATACGTATGAGGTAAGACAGTGCCGCTCAATTGGACCCTAATGACCAAGGCtttgtttgggaattagctgattacattagctaatttgactagctgatttaactaactgtttgtgtagacttgtttggtaaaaattagctgattgataatagcggtttgtgcaaaaagacgaataagagcattaattttggcgcaggaaaagagggagtctatctattagggttaaagaagtccattaattttaatattccaaaacgctaattgaaagagctcattttaagagctttttctaaattagcgttttcatcccaaaactctctcccaaacctctctccaccaaacactccaatcagcggtttcaatggtcaaacctctaaaattggtcaaaaccgctctttttatcccaaaacgctctttaccaaacagggcccaAGTGAAACTTGGACCTttgtcttctttttttttatctattattaatcctaattaactCCAACAAcggtagagagagaaatttgcaAACTGGATTCTTCCATGGTGTATTGAATTTGATACACATCAACAGAGATAATTGAGTAGAGATTAAAAAAAGCACTTGAATCCATAGTGCATTAAATTTGATAAGAAAACTCCATTATTTCTGTTgaatttaataagaaaaaacCGATTTTCTTTGTGATTATAAAACTGAGGTTCATAAATGTCTGAATTTTTCTGAGGGGAagtccaagaagaagaagactgtTCATTTGGCTTCTGCAAAGTGGAAGGATGAGTTTGCTAATTTTTCTCTCTACCGTTGTTGCTTGTTTGTAGGAGTTAATGAGGATTAATAATGGATAAAAAAAGATAGAAATTTGTtaactaatattttaattaagtaATTTAATCACCATAGGATTATTATTAGGCTAGATCTAAAGGTGAAGGTCCAAGTTTCATTTGGTTATTAGGTCCAATTGAGCAGACAATATTCTATTAGAGAGAGATTTTAAGTGAATTGACTTAAATAGAAGTACATATCAACAAATTCTGGTGAAAATATAACCAAAACACATTCAATGTGAGACTTAACGAGATTGTCCATATAACCGCTTCAAAATGTGTTTCAAGGAGTTTATAGAAAGGTTAggtataaaattaagaaaagtcATGAAACAAAATGTAATGAAATAAAGGAAAAATGCTAGTATAACCCATTACATTGTCAATGCGAAAGGATTTAGCAATGCCTTTTGAATGGAAAGTTGCTATTTATAGGTGGGGGAAAGCATTCCCATTTCTGCACGGTACAGTTGCAGTGAGTACATGCTATGTAAATAAAACGAGAAACAGAACAAAACACAAAGCTCAGCTAATTTACCAATAACAGGTAGAATCATAATCTGACTGAGTGTAAATGATACATTGATGCCTGCACTCTCATAAAGCTAGCTCAGCCAGCAAGACATTCAGCGAAACATCAGCCAAGGTTTATAGGCCAATATCTATAGCATGTGAAAATTTTGCAGCCAAATCAAGTAAATGACCAAAGATCCCCATCAAATCAAAGATACCCGAGCAGAGAGTCCTAAATCAGACCATcaggaaaataaaaatttgaagcaaaagaaaaataagaaagttTGATACTGTTGCTCTGGGGTTTCATAAACGATAAAGACTTCCATGGCAAATGCCAAATTAAAACTCATCATCATCCTCTTCAGCTATGTGCTTCGCAAGTTCCTGCTCCTGCTGTTGTCTCTCCCTCCTCTTTTCAGCACTTTCTTTCTCCTTGTGCGAATTTGGTGGAAACCTAAGTGCACGTACGGCCTCATTGTGCATGTTCAGGCAGAAAGCAATCCTCGAGTTAAATGCAATTTGAGGTTCATTTGTAGAGTATATATCTCCTGTTTCCTTTGATACCATCCATCCCTTAGTATGATCTAAAGTAGCATCAATTGCACCATCTCTTATTGCCTTTGATACAATACTCTCAGCATCAGCAACAGGGTTTGCAGAGTCCAATCTTAGCTTCTTGGCCACATCAGCCAGCGAAATACGAGAATATGAAATACTGATGTTGCGAAGTCCAGTTCTTATGACATTGTGGCGCAATCTAACAATTAGATTGTGAGTTCCATCTTTATTGAAAGTAGTTGAGAACTTCTCTGCAACAGATTTGAAGAGCTCCAAGTCCCCTATTCGAACAGCCTGAAAAACACATTCTTGAACAATTATTTAACACCCAAAACTAACCTGCTATTGACAATAATCAAAAGCAACCCAGTGCTAAATTGAACATCATGGCATCCCTCCCAACTCTTATTAacataaaatgagagaaaaccaaGAAACCTTCAATTTAATTCTGAATTTCATTTCGAATAGAAAAGTAAATTAAAAAGTctatttagcgaagacttgCATTTGTTAGCTCAAAGTACGGCCTTAAAGCATTCTCCATGCCTTTCTGCATGAAGACAGTCCTCTCAGGGATTTCTCCCAGCAGTAACCTGACAATGATTGCCCATTTGTTACACTGAACTCGAAAACCAAGGGCTGCAATAGGTGCTTTCCGGGCAGCTTGAAGGAGGGACTCCTTAGCATCAGTGTATTCCAACTGGATCGTTCTGATCTTTCCCAGGTAGAAGAGGTATCGACAGAACTGATAAAAAAGAACAGTTAAAAGCATAGAATCTGCAGGCTATGAGTTCTAACTAACATTAATATCATAGGAGATGCCATCttataaagataaaactattttttgTGCAATATATCCAATATAtccaatataaatttattatgaatttaattattttagttCCATTTATACCATTTCCCAATATGTTTGAATTATTTCACCAGTTTAAACGCTAAATTATCAGCAGTTGAAACACACGTAATTCCTATAAACAATACTAACACCAAATTATCTGAGAAACATGTCTAatccttaaattttaaaatcatGAAAGCCAGCAAGACTATCATCAAGATAGCCATCATTGTGTCCACAGAGTATTATTTTCAGTCTTCACAGCCAGTAAGATTACATGCTTGTTCATATTTTATCACACGAATGAGAGAGAACTCAAAATGCAAGATCACGTCCTATGCTTAAACAAGCAGAATCATGTGGACAAGCACAATCAAGGAACATATTCAGCCTTAACGACCCCAGGATAATGACTAATGCGAACTTATTGGAAATATTAAAGAGTAAAGAGTTGCCTGCTGATTCGAGTGAGCTTCAAATCGAGGGGCCTTTGACCTCAGCTTCTCTGCTTGGTCATACAAGTTATAGTGGAGATAATTTCGAAGTAGCAGGTTAAGAAGTGTTTCCTGCATCACAAAATTATCCGAGTATGAGACAAATAGCAACATTGACATAACGCATCTGTATATCAGAAAATTTACCTGACCAAGCTCATCATGACGCAATGTTGCAATGCGGTGAAGACCAAGGAGGTTACTGTTGATGAAACAGTTTGCCAGAGTAAGAAAACAATGTATATCATGCATATGAAATAATTTGGATTGATTATACATGCCCGTGCTCAGTAATTCATAAAGGTGCTAAAGGCGCAAGGCAAAAAGGCATGCGCCTGAGTCACACAAGGCATACTAaggcaaaaaaatatatattaccaTAAATGACAACAGTTAACATTTAAGAAGTGATAAATTCTAAAATGCaataaatactaaatcataTCCACTACTTTAGTCATAAACTGCAACATGAAATAAATCCACTCCGACTCTTCCATAATTATAATTCACAATGCTCCTCCATTCACTTTTATAAGTCATTCTACAGAGTTTCACACAAATGAAGAAACACAATTAATTTAAAGTCAAATTACTAATCTAACCTCCAATCAATGCCTTAAAAGTTGattgaaaaaagaataaaaactcTCTCATTCCCGTCATtcgtttctctctctctaaattcagCAATAAAGTCTCTCTAATTCAAAAAAAGCATCATTAATGAATGTTGGAAACCAGAGTAAGTAATCAATACTAGAAGAATGATTAGCCATTAATGAAACAACGGAAAGAATGGGAAAAAAGACGCCAAAATTCCAATGAAATTCTATacaatacttattttagaaaaaagCTCGCTCTCTAATGAagtggaatggagggagtaataaATACTAAAGCTCAACCAAATCCTGAGTTAACtaactacttttcatcgttgatcaaaaaaaaaaaactacttttcatcaAGAGTCTCCATATTCATCACTAATCGATATCACCATCATCATCTCCAACATCAGCAAATTCACCTTCAAGGTTCTCATCGTCTTCATCCGCACTATACACATCTAGAAAGTCGGTTTTTTCTTCCTCATCGTAGGAGTTTTTCCTCGAACACTAGAACATGATGCTTCAGCCTTTTCCTTTGGACACTAGATGATATTCTAATGAACAGTGGAGATCGAAACATCTAAATGAGAGTACAAAACCCTAAAAGAACCCAAAGTCAAAGATGCACACCTAGGTGCACTTCTTATAACCAAAAAAGGTGTGCTTAGGCGCAAGTCTTTGAAAAAGAGACCGTCTATAGCATTTTGAGGTGCTAGGTCTAGGATCGGGTGAGCCTTTGAAACAGAGACCGTCTATAGCATTTTGAGGTGATAGGTCTAGGGCCGGGTGAGTCATGAGCCTTCAATAACTATATGAATAACATAATGTGTAAAAATTACCCTCTGATTTCAGCAAGATGACCAGTGAGTTCATAACTGAGAGAATAATAAAAGAAGAGCCTCGATGCTAGAACATCAACGGTCCTCCTATTCATGTTACGCAAGCGGGTCATGCTTGCTGATGAACAAGCTTTAGCCTACAAAAACAACAGTTCATGATTCAGCCcaaaaaaagataagaaaatGAAGTGCAACACTTGAATTAATTGTTTGCAGCTTAACCTCATCATATTTCTTCTGATCAATCAGATATAACAACACCAACAAGTAACAATATATCTCGAGTTCTGGTAAGGGGTGTTTCACAGGAGCTTGAGTCACAGATGTTGCAGTATCAACCTCCATTTCATGCTCATCTTCCTGCGACAAGGTTCGATAGATAGTTCAAGAGCCAATTACACTCAAGGAAAACACCACAGTTTGGCGGCCTTAATTAACCATTGTAAATTTCATTTAGGAACCTAAACACCTACTAATTAGATATACAACTAGACCATTATCCATATACAAAATCAAATTCATGAAACTTCACAGCACAACCAAATGAATTGTATGATTTTGAATTATCATAAAGCGAAAAGGTATAAGCATGTAGATTCAACAACTTAAAATAGCACGAATATATTTTACAGAAACCCAAAACTCAAGACGAGCTTAAAAAATGAATACCTTGGGGAGATAAGAGGACAGCCGACTATGAGGCTCGGATCCGGGAGTAAGCGCGAAATTGAGGAAGGCGGAAAGCACTTGACCCTTGAGCTTCCGTCTTAAGGCCATTGTCAAGCGTACAGCCCGGACAATACGCCGCACTTCTCTGGCATAGGCACCGGTCTCAATCAAAGAAGCAATCTCCTTCAAATCTACAAAACCCCaattcaaaaaaattagaaagcaattaaaaaaaaagccgAAGAAACCAAGTAAGAACTTACGGTGCAGAGTGGAAGGAGAAGACGAAGTTGTAGAATTGGAAGGAGCTGGGAGCTCTTTCATCTCGACATCTTGAGTCATATTGAAGGTCACTGAATCAGATATAAAAGTATCTATTAAGGTTAGAAGTTAAGATCATAAAAGAAGGATAAATAGAGAGTAAATAGACTGGAACCAACCTTCGAATCGCGAGATGGAGAGAGAGGTGAAATGGTGGATTTGGAGAAAAAGAAGTCTAAAGTTTATACTCCAGACCTAGTTTTCTTTCCCTGCAAGTTTAACTACCAATAAGATATCGAGAGAGAAAGAAGACGAAGAGGAAATATGCTAAAACGGTATCACTTCAATGCTGCATATACATTTCCAAACGGTGCGTTTCATCACTACTTCATTGTGCGCGACCTCCTAATTGGATGAGCTTGTAACCGGGCGGAAATTTACAGGGAAACTTATatataaattcacttttaaaactACGTGTCAATAATTATATTaagtaataattttatattatgttaaaCTAGTATGAATACCCGTATAATGTATGGGATTGGAGCGGGattggataaaaataaatacaataTTAATTTGTAGTAcatattcaaaattttaaaatgataaaaaaaattaaaaaaattggaagtatttcaaatttacatttatttggtttatttttgcaattttggagatgtaaatatttttaatttaaacagTTATATTCACgtgctaataaaaaaattgaattgaaataaaattgTTATATTTAATGatgaaattattttattttgttaaatatttttttgaaaattacATTCTAAGTATAATTATACCACACCAGGATTCAACGGAGTACAAGACGGTGTAGTACGTCCAATCATTGCAGAACAATTTGAGATCAAACCATCTTTACTTCAAATGTTACAAAACAGTGTCCAATATTATAGACTACCTAGGGAGAATCCAAACACGCATCTGACAAGTTTTTTGGAAATCTGTGACACCTTTAAAATCAACAGGATGACAGCAAATGATATTAAGCTTCGTCTTTTCCCATTTACTTTGAAAGACATGGTTGAACTCACTTCCACCAGGAACAATCGCCACTTGGGACCAACTAGCCAAGAGTTTTCTATCTAAATTCTTTCGCTTAGTAAAAACAGCAAGAGTTATCAAAGAAATCACATCATTCACCCAGTATAAAATTGAAACCATCTATAAGGcgtgggaacgttttaaagaactgcAAAGGTTTTGCCCACACCATAATCTACCCCAAGAACTACGGCTAAATTTCATCAATAGTGTACAATTTTtaccccatttcacactttggtgtacaaccttcattttgtcacactaaaatgtacgaccttatagatgacctcccactatggtatatggcaggtaaaaatgaccggtcaacgcttggtcaacgcgccacctcagcaaTTTTCATTTAACTCATTAATAAAGATGGACCCACCTAATGTGCAATGATCAAAATACCCCTTATGAGGTTTCCTTCTTAAATACTTCACTCTCTACTTCATTTATTTCCTATAAatactctctctctaactttcactttctctctctaaccctttctctctcCCTCTCACTAACCCTCTCTCTCTAATAGATTATTTCCaataaattcaaataaaatgtGTTGTTAAAAACATGTGTTTTTAAGTTGATCTGTTATCATAAGTGAAGATTGAACGATATAGATTCGATACCTTAACGATGGAGGAAGATTCTGTTCTAATGGCAAGAGTTGCAACCTATTCTTTCTTTTCTAACTAAAAGCAGATTCGCTTTCTCACAGAAACTCTGTTCGTAAAACAAAAACCCCTCTCTTCTTCATAGTTAGTGGATTTAGCCGAGGAATGGGAAAGAATGGTTAAGAATCTGAGTTGAATCATTCGATCGACTGTCTTGTTAATGTGGCGACTCAAACCTTCTGATGTTCAGAAAAGGAGGCGACTTAAAATGTGATATTTGCTGTTAAATTCTAACTTTCTCCTTACTTTTTCCTTGTTATGCTGGCAAGGGAAATGTTGTGATGCTGGCGACAACAAGAAAAACCAAAGTTACCCAAAGTAAAAATAAGTCATCTCCTTATATTCTCATAAATCTTAACTGATAAAAAGAGTTTTTAAAGAAGTGAACTTAGATCCAAAGTTTATCCTTTTTCTAATCTCATAAAAAGCTCTCTCTTTTTTATGGTTCAGAGCAAAAAAAACATGTGATTTGTGTCTATTGCTATAAATTCATTTAGCTCTATGTTTTTACAGTTGTTTCCGAATTAAAATTGGAGAGAGAAAGGGTTAGTGAGGGAGAgaggagatagagagagaaattattTACAGGAAATAAAGGAGAGAGAGTAGTATTTAGGAAGGAAACCCATAAGGGGTATTTTGGTCATTGCACATTAGGTGGGTCCATCTTTATTAATGAGTTAAATGAAAAttgctgaggtggcgcgttgaccaaacgttgaccggtcatttttacctgttgtataccataatgggaggtcacctataaggtcgtacattttagtgtgacaaaatgaaggttgtacatcaaagtgtgaaatgtggtaaaagttgtacaccattgatgaaatttaccccaagAACTACTCATGCAAACCTTTTATAATGGTATAATCCCAACCATCATAGGAACAATTGATGCTATGGCTtacaatatataaaaaaaaaataatgactttttagtttgatattatttaaattaatacttaACATAAtctgcttcaaaaaaaaatacttaacaTAATAACCCCCACCTCCCCATCAATcaataaattaaacaaaaaaaacttaacataattgtaaataatttttcaaatctgaatttctgtgtaaacttCCTATAATTTACTCATATAAtgtaattaacaaaaaaaaaatactcttaccatttaaagaattttttttttttttactgatgtACATGTTTAGTACATAGCTCATCcacataatatttatttacaaaatgTTAAATACTACTTATCACTAATAATCAAAACCGTAAACTATTAAACACCTGATCTATATTtaaccttttcaaattcaatctgagtaaaatttgttcatatcTTTTATGATCCCGTAATAGTTTTTAAGAACGCTCtttcttaatttaaaaaataagaatCAAAATATTTACGATTCTTATGGAAAGTGCCGAAATTACTAAAAacgaatagaaaataaaaatcaaaatcattagGCTGTAGAAAGATATCACCTGGTTAATATGCTAATTGATcatttttagaattaatttttcaatattGGACtctaatatttttttcatgaatctttTATTCTGAAATTGTTAAATATTATACATGATACAATTTGAGACCCATGTAAAACAAAATTTGGTTAACAAATTTAACATTTAAGTATgcttaatttaaattttttaaaatttattttcagTTCCAAAAGGTAATAAATATGATTAttcaataattatatattttacataTATTCGGGCAAATAAGCGAGTGAAAAACtagtgtatatatattttggatttttatatgaatatcaCAGTtggttacaaaattacaattaaatcatatcattaaaattaattttcaatatgtcattattttttatagttAGTACAAAGACTTGCACGCTCAAAAAAATCTATTCCCAACAAACTATTCTTCGTATATTCTGCTCCATTCCTTTTTGCTTCCAGTGATAACTATGTGCACTGTTAGAGTTCGCTGACGATTtcgttgtatcctgggagacgggCCATCAACGATCGCAAAATTGATCTTAAGGATACTACTAATACATGTCTCATTTCTTTTCTCATTCCCCTGTTCAATTCAAATGTTTACTGTCATTTCAATTCGTTTCTGTTCATTTCAATTACTTTCGTATAATTTCTGCTAGTTTCAGCTAATCTCATATTTCATGTAATTCCGTTCTACATTGATATATTATATCTGTTACATTTTATTATTTGGAGTTATCCCATTTAACACTCATTTCATTTCTGTCACCAGTAAATGGAATACTGCAATAGATTTTGATAATAAGTTAGATTTCAGGTTAGGCCACACATCTTTTCAAAATTACAACATATACCAAGGaaaatctatatctatatagtGCAATATATGTCCTATTGCAAAACAATTGCAGTCAACAAACTTGTAATTTCTTCAATTCATCCTTTTGAGTTGACATTGTAATTGCTAACCATAGTACATGATCATACTCAAAGCACTTGGAACATTctattaaaatatatcaaagaCACAATTAGTTTCTACAACACAGATCTTCGTTTATTTTCTGTAAAGAAAAAAACAAGTTAAGATgagaatattattaattaagaaatgatAATGAGCTTTCCACAATCAAATTGAGCTTTCTTGAATAGCAACCCAGCAAGAAATTTGGCCAAAATTTGATCTCTGACAAGGTTCAATAATTTTCCACTACCTTGCTGTATAAATCCAACCAAATAAGCAGTGGTAACAAGATCAAAGCTTCTCCATCTCCTTTGTTGAGCATATTTCTTCAACCCAATTTCAATCCTCTTATTGTCAGTCAACCACCTTGGCCTAAGTCCGGTGTCATAGGATGGAGTGCATCTCCAGCTATACAAGTGTTGCCTTTGCTTATATTTCCCCACAGCAACTCCCATGGTTGTCTATATCTTAGATGACTAACTATTATATTCTCTGCTTGAGTCTTTTCTACTACAACCTTCATCATTTGATACActtcattttcaagttttcttagcacaaattccttcatctttATTGGGTCTTCCTCTAGTTTTTTTGTCTGCAAATCACAAACATAATGAAATTGGTAAACCTTTTCAGTTGAAATGTAAGAGTGTAATTAGtgtttatatgattgaaaattACCTAGATTATTAGGAGTCCAAGTGAAAAACCAATAAACAGTTGTATCATCACATGGGAGGAGACCAGATCGATAGCCATCACCAAAGAACTGCATGAACTTTGAACCAAAGCCATGATTTTCCTTGAAATTCGCAAACCCTCTTATGGCTGCTCGTCCACTATAAGCTGGTTTTTTGAAACCCAACCAATTTGCTACAATTGAGTTCACCCCATCACACCCGATTAGCACCTTCAATTCACAAATAGTGCATGCTACTCAGTATTAAATGATGTAACTAAAACATAGTCATTTAACTTGTCTAAAACATACCTTTGTTTTAATGATGGAACCATCATCAAGATACAGTAACTTAAAGTAACCTGATTCTTCAATTCTTCCAACTTTGGATGAAAATTTTATAGTGCCGTGTGGGAGCTCTCTCGCAAGAGTTTCCAGTAAAATTTGTCTTTTAACACATCGTACTTCAACATCTTCCCTGCCCATCAATCAATTCACTTCTAAATTTG
The window above is part of the Euphorbia lathyris chromosome 3, ddEupLath1.1, whole genome shotgun sequence genome. Proteins encoded here:
- the LOC136222344 gene encoding probable 26S proteasome non-ATPase regulatory subunit 3, which gives rise to MTQDVEMKELPAPSNSTTSSSPSTLHHLKEIASLIETGAYAREVRRIVRAVRLTMALRRKLKGQVLSAFLNFALTPGSEPHSRLSSYLPKEDEHEMEVDTATSVTQAPVKHPLPELEIYCYLLVLLYLIDQKKYDEAKACSSASMTRLRNMNRRTVDVLASRLFFYYSLSYELTGHLAEIRGNLLGLHRIATLRHDELGQETLLNLLLRNYLHYNLYDQAEKLRSKAPRFEAHSNQQFCRYLFYLGKIRTIQLEYTDAKESLLQAARKAPIAALGFRVQCNKWAIIVRLLLGEIPERTVFMQKGMENALRPYFELTNAVRIGDLELFKSVAEKFSTTFNKDGTHNLIVRLRHNVIRTGLRNISISYSRISLADVAKKLRLDSANPVADAESIVSKAIRDGAIDATLDHTKGWMVSKETGDIYSTNEPQIAFNSRIAFCLNMHNEAVRALRFPPNSHKEKESAEKRRERQQQEQELAKHIAEEDDDEF